The following coding sequences lie in one Paracidovorax avenae genomic window:
- a CDS encoding lipopolysaccharide assembly LapA domain-containing protein, with protein sequence MKYLLWLLKAAIFFTLFAFALNNQQDATVHFFFGTRWTAPLVLVVLSAFALGVAVGVLGMVPRWWKHLRAARRAEAALPPSPASAPASAPSAGSAAPVTDLQQQPPIHGI encoded by the coding sequence ATGAAGTATTTACTGTGGCTGCTCAAGGCAGCCATTTTTTTCACCCTCTTCGCCTTCGCGCTGAACAACCAGCAGGACGCGACGGTGCATTTCTTCTTCGGCACGCGCTGGACCGCGCCGCTGGTGCTGGTGGTGCTGTCCGCCTTCGCCCTGGGTGTCGCCGTCGGCGTGCTGGGCATGGTGCCCCGCTGGTGGAAGCACCTGCGTGCCGCGCGCCGCGCCGAGGCCGCACTGCCGCCCTCGCCCGCTTCCGCGCCTGCGTCCGCCCCCTCGGCAGGCAGTGCCGCTCCCGTGACCGATCTGCAGCAGCAGCCGCCCATCCATGGAATTTGA
- a CDS encoding integration host factor subunit beta — translation MTRSDLVEELAARFGQLTQRDAEAAVKTILDAVGDALVRGHRIEVRGFGSFSVNRRPPRMGRNPRSGEAVHIPEKRVPHFKPGKALREAVDRRTAEMGIGAAADPSDAA, via the coding sequence ATGACCCGATCAGACCTCGTCGAAGAACTTGCCGCCCGCTTCGGCCAGCTCACGCAACGCGATGCCGAAGCCGCCGTCAAGACCATCCTGGATGCCGTGGGCGATGCGCTGGTGCGCGGCCACCGCATCGAGGTGCGCGGGTTCGGCAGCTTTTCGGTCAACCGCCGCCCGCCGCGCATGGGACGCAATCCCCGCAGCGGCGAGGCCGTGCACATCCCCGAGAAGCGCGTTCCGCATTTCAAGCCGGGCAAGGCCCTGCGCGAAGCCGTGGACCGCCGCACCGCCGAGATGGGCATCGGCGCCGCGGCCGACCCGTCCGATGCCGCCTGA
- the rpsA gene encoding 30S ribosomal protein S1 produces MSESFAALFEESLQRTEMRPGEVITAEVVRVEHNFVVVNAGLKSEAYVPLEEFKNDKGEVEVQVGDFVSVAIGSIENGYGDTILSRDTAKRLASWLALEKALESGEFVTGTTSGKVKGGLTVLVNGIRAFLPGSLIDTRPIKDLTPYENKTMEFKVIKLDRKRNNVVLSRRAVVEASMGEERAKLMETLKEGSIVQGVVKNITEYGAFVDLGGIDGLLHITDMAWRRVRHPSEVVQAGQEITAKILKFDTEKNRVSLGLKQMGDDPWLGVSRRYPSGTRLFGKVTNIADYGAFVELEPGIEGLVHVSEMDWTNKNIAPSKLVSLGDEVEVMVLEIDEDKRRISLGMKQCKANPWQEFAQNTKRGDRVKGPIKSITDFGVFVGLAAGIDGLVHLSDLSWNEPGEAAVRNYKKGQEVEAIVLAVDVDRERISLGIKQLDGDPFTTFVTVNDKGQTVTGKVKTVDARGAEIDLGEDIVGYLRASEISRDRVEDARNVLKEGDEVTAVVVNVDRKTRNIQLSIKAKDMADEQGAMASLSQQSARESAGTTSLGALLRAKLDNSDK; encoded by the coding sequence ATGTCTGAATCTTTTGCCGCCCTTTTTGAAGAATCCCTGCAGCGCACCGAAATGCGCCCGGGCGAAGTCATCACCGCCGAAGTCGTGCGCGTCGAGCACAACTTCGTCGTGGTGAACGCAGGCCTCAAGTCCGAAGCCTACGTGCCCCTCGAGGAATTCAAGAACGACAAGGGCGAGGTCGAAGTCCAGGTGGGAGATTTCGTCTCCGTCGCCATCGGCTCGATCGAGAACGGTTACGGCGACACGATCCTGTCGCGCGACACCGCCAAGCGCCTGGCCTCCTGGCTGGCGCTGGAAAAGGCCCTGGAATCCGGCGAGTTCGTCACCGGCACGACCAGCGGCAAGGTCAAGGGCGGCCTCACCGTCCTGGTCAACGGCATCCGCGCCTTCCTGCCCGGTTCGCTGATCGATACGCGTCCGATCAAGGATCTGACGCCGTACGAGAACAAGACCATGGAATTCAAGGTCATCAAGCTCGACCGCAAGCGCAACAACGTGGTGCTGAGCCGCCGCGCCGTGGTGGAAGCCTCCATGGGCGAAGAGCGCGCCAAGCTGATGGAAACCCTGAAGGAAGGCTCCATCGTTCAGGGCGTGGTCAAGAACATCACCGAATACGGTGCGTTCGTGGACCTGGGCGGCATCGACGGCCTGCTGCACATCACCGACATGGCATGGCGCCGTGTCCGCCACCCCTCCGAGGTGGTGCAGGCCGGCCAGGAAATCACCGCCAAGATCCTCAAGTTCGACACCGAGAAGAACCGCGTCTCCCTGGGCCTGAAGCAGATGGGCGACGATCCCTGGCTGGGCGTGTCGCGCCGCTACCCCTCGGGCACGCGCCTGTTCGGCAAGGTCACGAACATCGCCGACTACGGTGCGTTCGTGGAACTCGAGCCCGGCATCGAAGGCCTGGTGCACGTTTCCGAAATGGACTGGACGAACAAGAACATCGCTCCGTCCAAGCTCGTGTCGCTGGGTGACGAAGTCGAAGTCATGGTCCTCGAGATCGACGAAGACAAGCGCCGCATCAGCCTGGGCATGAAGCAGTGCAAGGCCAACCCGTGGCAGGAGTTCGCGCAGAACACCAAGCGCGGCGACCGCGTCAAGGGCCCGATCAAGTCGATCACCGACTTCGGCGTGTTCGTGGGCCTGGCTGCCGGCATCGACGGCCTGGTGCACCTGTCCGACCTGTCCTGGAACGAGCCCGGCGAAGCCGCCGTGCGCAACTACAAGAAGGGCCAGGAAGTCGAGGCGATCGTGCTGGCCGTGGACGTGGACCGCGAGCGCATCTCCCTGGGCATCAAGCAGCTCGACGGCGACCCGTTCACGACCTTCGTGACGGTGAACGACAAGGGCCAGACGGTGACCGGCAAGGTCAAGACCGTCGACGCCCGTGGCGCCGAGATCGACCTGGGCGAAGACATCGTGGGCTACCTGCGCGCTTCGGAAATCTCCCGCGACCGCGTGGAAGATGCCCGCAACGTGCTGAAGGAAGGCGACGAAGTCACGGCCGTGGTGGTGAACGTGGATCGCAAGACCCGCAACATCCAGCTGTCGATCAAGGCCAAGGACATGGCCGACGAGCAAGGCGCCATGGCATCCCTGTCGCAGCAATCGGCCCGCGAAAGCGCCGGCACGACCAGCCTGGGCGCCCTGCTGCGCGCCAAGCTGGACAACTCCGACAAATAA
- a CDS encoding bifunctional 3-phosphoshikimate 1-carboxyvinyltransferase/cytidylate kinase, producing MYSTAFLDLPPLDTAGGAVRLPGSKSISNRVLLLAALSEGTTEVHDLLASDDTRVMLDALREIGCGVDESAAAQGTVRITGLGTAPARSPAKLFLGNAGTAMRPLTAALALLGGEFELSGVPRMHERPIGDLVEALLQLGCHISYLGNPGFPPLRIAHAGGVPPLALDAPVRVRGDVSSQFLTALLMALPLVAREKDVVIEVVGELISRPYIHITLQLLERFGIPVRHDDWQRFTIPAGSRYRSPGTIHVEADASSASYFIALGALAVPAPGQEPLRILGVGLDSIQGDIRFAEAAHAMGAEVTGGPNWLEVRRGAWPLRAVDLDCNHIPDAAMTLAVMALYAQGTTTLRNIASWRVKETDRIAAMAQGCRRLGATVEEGPDFLRITPPASPAGWHAASIHTYDDHRIAMCFSLAAFNPAKLPVRIEDPKCVAKTFPDYFEALFSVAGTPVEHVPVICIDGPTASGKGTVAAAVAQRLGYRFLDSGAMYRITALAALRAGLSIDAAHQDRIAALARTLPVRFESGRIWLGGDDVTDAIRTEEAGMNASRVSALPPVREALVALQHSFRRLPGLVADGRDMGTVIFPGAALKVYLTASAACRAERRHKQLISKGISANIDDLRADLEARDVRDSTRPVAPLKPAQDALVLDNSLLSVEEAVEQVLAWWQQRQPFAHPAQG from the coding sequence ATGTACAGCACCGCGTTTCTCGATCTCCCCCCCCTGGACACCGCCGGAGGTGCCGTACGGCTGCCGGGCTCCAAGAGCATTTCCAACCGGGTCCTGCTGCTGGCTGCCCTGAGCGAGGGGACAACGGAAGTCCACGACCTGCTGGCTTCCGACGACACGCGCGTGATGCTGGATGCGCTGCGGGAGATCGGCTGCGGCGTCGATGAAAGCGCCGCCGCACAGGGCACGGTGCGCATCACCGGCCTGGGCACGGCCCCGGCGCGCTCGCCCGCGAAGCTCTTCCTCGGCAACGCGGGCACGGCCATGCGGCCGCTGACGGCGGCGCTGGCCCTGCTGGGCGGCGAGTTCGAGCTCTCCGGCGTTCCGCGCATGCACGAGCGCCCGATCGGCGACCTCGTGGAGGCCCTGCTGCAGCTCGGCTGCCACATCAGCTACCTGGGCAATCCCGGCTTCCCGCCGCTGCGCATCGCGCATGCGGGCGGCGTCCCGCCGCTGGCGCTGGACGCTCCCGTGCGGGTGCGCGGCGACGTGTCCAGCCAGTTCCTCACCGCCCTGCTGATGGCCCTGCCCCTGGTGGCACGCGAGAAGGACGTGGTGATCGAGGTGGTGGGCGAACTGATATCGCGCCCCTACATCCACATCACGCTGCAGCTGCTGGAGCGTTTCGGCATCCCGGTGCGGCACGACGACTGGCAGCGCTTCACCATACCGGCCGGAAGCCGCTACCGCTCCCCGGGCACCATCCATGTCGAGGCCGACGCCTCCTCGGCCAGCTATTTCATCGCCCTGGGTGCCCTGGCGGTCCCGGCGCCCGGCCAGGAACCGCTGCGCATCCTCGGCGTGGGCCTGGATTCGATCCAGGGGGACATCCGCTTCGCCGAGGCGGCCCATGCCATGGGCGCGGAGGTCACGGGCGGCCCGAACTGGCTCGAAGTGCGCCGCGGCGCCTGGCCGCTGCGGGCGGTCGATCTCGACTGCAACCACATTCCCGATGCGGCCATGACACTGGCCGTGATGGCGCTGTATGCGCAGGGCACGACCACGCTGCGCAACATCGCGAGCTGGCGCGTCAAGGAAACGGATCGCATCGCGGCCATGGCGCAGGGATGCCGGCGCCTGGGCGCCACCGTCGAGGAAGGCCCGGACTTCCTGCGCATCACCCCGCCGGCCTCGCCGGCCGGCTGGCATGCGGCGAGCATCCACACCTACGACGACCACCGCATTGCGATGTGCTTTTCGCTGGCGGCGTTCAACCCGGCGAAGCTGCCGGTGCGCATCGAGGATCCGAAGTGCGTGGCCAAGACCTTCCCGGACTATTTCGAGGCCCTCTTCTCGGTTGCGGGAACACCCGTGGAGCACGTTCCCGTGATCTGCATCGACGGCCCGACGGCATCGGGCAAGGGCACGGTGGCGGCAGCGGTGGCGCAGCGGCTGGGCTACCGCTTCCTGGACTCGGGCGCGATGTACCGCATCACGGCGCTGGCGGCGCTGCGTGCCGGGCTGTCCATCGACGCGGCCCACCAGGACCGGATCGCGGCCCTGGCACGCACCCTGCCGGTACGGTTCGAGTCCGGCCGCATCTGGCTGGGCGGGGACGACGTGACGGATGCCATCCGCACCGAGGAGGCCGGCATGAACGCTTCCCGCGTCTCGGCCCTGCCGCCGGTGCGCGAGGCCCTGGTGGCGCTGCAGCACAGCTTCCGGCGCCTGCCGGGACTGGTCGCGGACGGCCGCGACATGGGCACCGTGATCTTCCCGGGCGCGGCGTTGAAGGTCTATCTCACGGCCAGTGCGGCCTGCCGGGCGGAGCGACGCCATAAACAGTTGATTTCAAAGGGAATTTCCGCTAATATCGATGATCTTCGCGCAGATCTCGAGGCGCGCGACGTCCGGGACAGCACCCGGCCGGTCGCGCCCCTGAAGCCTGCGCAGGATGCGCTGGTGCTGGACAACTCCCTGCTCTCGGTCGAAGAGGCCGTCGAGCAGGTGCTTGCCTGGTGGCAGCAGCGACAGCCCTTCGCGCACCCCGCGCAGGGCTGA
- a CDS encoding prephenate dehydrogenase, translated as MGGSFALAMKKAGLVKRVVGYSKSPSTTDRARQLGVIDVEAPSALLAVAGADIVLLAVPVAATESTLKAIKHLVTPRMLVMDVGSTKADVVQAARGALRDQFGSFVPAHPITGSESSGVEHAQADLYAGRQVILTPTERTLTDQLGKAEAVWSALGCRVRSMSPESHDAAFAAVSHLPHLLAFAMINSINAQSEGDVFLSLAGPGFRDFTRIAASDPKIWRDILLANRTELLAQSRHFAQALQQLEQAMQQGDGQALEDLITLASETRAHWRMGARRAS; from the coding sequence ATGGGCGGATCGTTCGCGCTGGCGATGAAGAAGGCCGGGCTCGTCAAGCGCGTGGTCGGCTACAGCAAGTCGCCCTCCACCACCGACCGGGCGCGCCAGCTCGGGGTGATCGACGTCGAGGCCCCCTCCGCCCTGCTCGCGGTCGCGGGCGCGGACATCGTGCTGCTGGCCGTGCCGGTGGCGGCGACGGAATCCACGCTCAAGGCGATCAAGCACCTGGTCACTCCCCGGATGCTGGTCATGGACGTGGGCTCGACCAAGGCCGATGTGGTGCAGGCGGCGCGCGGCGCCCTGCGCGACCAGTTCGGCTCCTTCGTGCCGGCCCATCCAATCACCGGCAGCGAATCCTCCGGCGTCGAGCACGCGCAGGCGGACCTCTACGCGGGGCGGCAGGTGATCCTCACGCCGACCGAGCGCACGCTCACCGACCAGCTCGGCAAGGCCGAGGCCGTGTGGAGCGCCCTGGGCTGCCGCGTGCGCAGCATGTCGCCGGAGTCGCACGACGCGGCCTTCGCCGCCGTGAGCCATCTGCCGCACCTGCTCGCGTTCGCGATGATCAACAGCATCAACGCGCAGTCCGAGGGGGATGTGTTCCTCTCGCTCGCCGGTCCGGGTTTCCGGGATTTCACGCGGATCGCGGCCAGCGATCCGAAGATCTGGCGCGACATCCTGCTGGCCAACCGCACCGAACTGCTCGCCCAGTCGCGGCACTTCGCGCAGGCGCTCCAGCAGCTGGAGCAGGCGATGCAGCAGGGCGACGGCCAGGCACTCGAAGACCTCATCACGCTGGCCAGCGAAACCCGCGCCCACTGGCGCATGGGCGCCCGCCGCGCCTCCTAG
- the pheA gene encoding prephenate dehydratase yields the protein MSQSPQASPDLASLRVQIDNIDQQLLTLLNQRALVAERVGEVKKREGSPFFRPDRVAQVIEKIQTANPGPLKGAHVAAIWREIMSACLALESPQRVAVLGPAGTFCEQAAVEFFGGAADLMYCANFDEVFHATAAGSAQYGVVGVENSVEGVVTRSLDLFLHTPCHVVGEVSLLVRHNLLRLSNSLEGIEAVLAHPQALAQCQAWLSKHLPHAERRPVSSNAEGARLAAGNPAWAGIASERAGAQFGLHLVSHAIQDDAYNRTRFAIICLPHTLQTPPASGKDCTSLVVSVPNRPGAVHDLLVPLKTHGVSMTRFESRPARTGQWEYYFYIDLDGHPSQPHVASALEELRSLCAFYKVLGAYPVAP from the coding sequence ATGTCCCAATCCCCACAAGCGTCCCCCGATCTCGCCAGCCTGCGGGTGCAGATCGACAACATCGACCAGCAGCTCCTGACCCTCCTGAACCAGCGCGCGCTGGTGGCCGAGCGCGTCGGCGAGGTCAAGAAGCGCGAAGGTTCGCCTTTCTTCCGGCCCGACCGCGTCGCGCAGGTGATCGAGAAGATCCAGACTGCCAACCCGGGCCCGCTCAAGGGCGCCCATGTGGCGGCGATCTGGCGCGAGATCATGTCCGCCTGCCTGGCCCTGGAGTCGCCCCAGCGCGTGGCGGTGCTGGGCCCCGCCGGCACGTTCTGCGAGCAGGCGGCCGTGGAGTTCTTCGGCGGTGCCGCCGACCTCATGTACTGCGCCAACTTCGACGAGGTGTTCCATGCCACGGCGGCAGGCAGCGCCCAGTATGGCGTGGTGGGCGTTGAGAACTCGGTGGAAGGCGTGGTCACGCGCTCGCTCGACCTGTTCCTGCACACGCCCTGCCACGTGGTGGGCGAGGTGAGCCTGCTGGTGCGCCACAACCTGCTGCGCCTGTCCAATTCGCTGGAGGGCATCGAGGCGGTGCTGGCCCACCCCCAGGCGCTGGCGCAATGCCAGGCCTGGCTGTCGAAGCACCTGCCGCACGCAGAGCGCCGTCCGGTGTCCAGCAACGCCGAGGGCGCGCGGCTGGCGGCGGGGAATCCGGCCTGGGCAGGCATCGCGAGCGAGCGAGCCGGCGCGCAGTTCGGCCTGCACCTGGTGTCGCACGCCATCCAGGACGATGCCTACAACCGCACCCGCTTCGCCATCATCTGCCTGCCGCACACGCTGCAGACGCCGCCGGCCTCCGGCAAGGATTGCACCAGCCTCGTGGTGTCAGTGCCCAACCGCCCCGGTGCGGTGCACGACCTGCTGGTGCCGCTCAAGACGCACGGCGTTTCCATGACCCGCTTCGAGTCGCGCCCCGCGCGCACGGGCCAGTGGGAATACTACTTCTACATCGACCTCGACGGCCACCCCAGCCAGCCCCACGTGGCCAGCGCCCTGGAGGAGTTGCGCTCGCTCTGCGCGTTCTACAAGGTGCTCGGCGCCTATCCGGTGGCGCCGTGA
- the serC gene encoding 3-phosphoserine/phosphohydroxythreonine transaminase: MNRPYNFSAGPAAIPAEVLQQAASEMLDWHGSGMGVMEMSHRGKEFISIYEQAEADLRELLAVPQNFRILFMQGGGLAENAIVPLNLSRAATVDMVVTGSWSQKSLKEARKYASEVHVAASAEDSGFTTLPDPASWQLSRGASYLHLCSNETIHGIEFHELPDLRALGSDAPLVIDFSSHVASRPVDWSRVGLAFGGAQKNLGPAGLTLVVVREDLLGHALPACPSAFDYKVVADNQSMFNTPPTWGIYIAGLTFQWLKRQREGELSGIAAMEQRNIAKARLLYNFIDQSQFYVNKVSPNARSRVNIPFFLRDETRNEAFLAGARERGLLQLKGHKSVGGMRASLYNAMPLAGVEALVAYMQEFEQRSA, from the coding sequence ATGAACCGCCCGTACAACTTCTCCGCCGGCCCCGCCGCCATTCCTGCCGAAGTCCTCCAGCAGGCCGCTTCCGAAATGCTGGACTGGCATGGCAGCGGCATGGGCGTGATGGAGATGAGCCACCGGGGCAAGGAGTTCATCTCGATCTATGAGCAGGCCGAGGCGGACCTGCGCGAATTGCTCGCCGTTCCGCAGAATTTCAGGATCCTGTTCATGCAGGGCGGCGGCCTGGCCGAGAACGCGATCGTGCCGCTGAACCTTTCGCGCGCCGCGACGGTGGACATGGTGGTGACGGGCAGCTGGAGCCAGAAGTCGCTCAAGGAAGCGCGCAAGTACGCCTCCGAGGTCCACGTGGCGGCATCGGCGGAAGACAGCGGTTTCACCACCCTGCCCGACCCGGCGAGCTGGCAGCTGAGCCGCGGCGCGAGCTACCTGCACCTGTGCAGCAACGAGACGATCCATGGCATCGAGTTCCACGAACTGCCGGACCTGCGCGCACTGGGCAGCGATGCACCGCTGGTGATCGACTTCTCGTCGCACGTGGCCTCGCGCCCGGTGGACTGGTCGCGCGTGGGCCTGGCGTTCGGCGGGGCGCAGAAGAACCTCGGCCCCGCCGGCCTTACGCTGGTGGTGGTGCGCGAGGACCTGCTGGGCCACGCGCTGCCGGCCTGCCCGAGCGCCTTCGACTACAAGGTGGTTGCGGATAACCAGTCGATGTTCAACACCCCTCCCACCTGGGGCATCTACATCGCAGGCCTGACCTTCCAGTGGCTCAAGCGCCAGCGCGAGGGCGAGCTCTCCGGCATCGCGGCCATGGAGCAGCGCAACATCGCCAAGGCCCGCCTGCTCTACAACTTCATCGACCAGTCGCAGTTCTACGTGAACAAGGTGTCGCCGAACGCGCGGTCGCGCGTGAACATCCCCTTCTTCCTGCGCGACGAAACGCGCAACGAGGCCTTCCTGGCAGGTGCCAGGGAGCGGGGTCTGCTGCAGCTCAAGGGCCACAAGTCGGTGGGCGGCATGCGTGCGAGCCTCTACAACGCCATGCCGCTGGCCGGTGTGGAGGCGCTCGTCGCCTACATGCAAGAATTCGAACAGCGCAGCGCCTGA